A window of the Balaenoptera acutorostrata chromosome 13, mBalAcu1.1, whole genome shotgun sequence genome harbors these coding sequences:
- the MRO gene encoding protein maestro yields MDQTQRRMLDQPLSIPTAQPKKKRTSVISFFSKVSWKLRLQKQEPLKNVFFNLAERAWDPSVKKHHMAMRSLGTMACETPDKVRKYKMIVLDLLVHGLYDPVSSEVIHESLKTLTIILGKIQGKGLGSFFIDITLRTRTLLDDENDSLRYSAFVLFGQLAAFAGRKWKRFFTRQVKQTQDSLLTHLQDRNPQVAKACKTTFRACSPYLRQRKDYSFQSEEDQRNPKLCRQLSHYHPELLQFFYANKIL; encoded by the exons ATGGACCAAACACAGAGAAGAATGCTGGACCAGCCCCTTTCCATCCCCACTGCCCAGCCCAAGAAGAAAAGGACATCAGTGATATCTTTCTTTTCCAAG GTCtcttggaaactgaggctccagaaGCAGGAGCCTCTGAAGAATGTGTTTTTCAACTTGGCAGAGAGAGCCTGGGACCCCAGTGTTAAAAAGCATCatatggcaatgagaagcctgggaacTATGGCCTGTGAGACCCCGGACAAG GTGAGAAAGTATAAAATGATCGTCCTGGACCTGCTGGTGCATGGACTGTATGACCCCGTGAGTTCTGAAGTCATCCACGAGAGCCTGAAGACCCTGACCATCATCCTGGGCAAGATCCAGGGGAAAGGCTTGGGCTCCTTCTTCATAGACATCACCCTTCGGACCAGGACTTTGTTAGATGAC GAGAATGACAGCCTGAGATACTCGGCCTTTGTCTTGTTTGGGCAACTGGCTGCCTTTGCTGGGCGGAAATGGAAGAGATTTTTCACCCGTCAGGTGAAGCAGACTCAGGATTCTCTCCTGACCCATTTACAGGATAGGAATCCCCAGGTTGCCAAG GCTTGCAAAACAACTTTTCGAGCCTGTTCTCCGTATCTGAGACAAAGGAAGGACTACAGCTTCCAGAGTGAAGAGGATCAAAGGAACCCTAAACTCTGCCGGCAGCTG AGCCACTATCATCCAGAGCTCCTGCAGTTCTTCTATGCAAATAAAATCCTGTAA